Sequence from the Megalops cyprinoides isolate fMegCyp1 chromosome 4, fMegCyp1.pri, whole genome shotgun sequence genome:
ATCTATAGCGGCAAAGATTTGCATTATCAGAAATTAACATCAATTATCATCTCATCCACTTCATTCTCGTGGCGCGTTGTAGGTCAGCCTCGCTGTAAGAAGGGATCCACGAATTGCGTCAGGAATGATATGTCCCCTTAGATAGCCTGAGAATTCATTATGGAGGCAAGCGATTTTGCGCGCACATTTCAGTTCAGACAAAACACGATGCCAACATATTTCATAATCAAAACGAGAAGCCTAAATGATGGTAATTGCACAATCTACTTATTTCAAGAGAGAGTAAGTATGTGCATACATCTGGTGAAAATGCGCACACGACCTCCTGTCTCAGAATATAGGCCACTTTGAAAGCTCTCTGCGGTTTCATTACTGAAGACTGCAAAAGTAATGCTACCAATTTCCTCacaatctgaaaataaatgttgtcattttctgaaatcTCGGAAACTGTGCTCTAACTGCAGCTTTTACGTATACATTTGACACATTACCTCCTGGTATTTACTCCATCTTAAGCGTTATCGTTGTTTAAAATcctattttgtattatttagaATGTTTACAGGTAATTCTTTCGCGGTTTAGACAATAATGCAGGCAATAAGACTAATTTCTTTGCTTATTCGGCAGTAGATTTACCGACTCCTTCGAGGTTAAATGGTTTTATTCAAGAAAGCAGGATAGGCTGAGTCGTTCGATGGAATAATAGAAATACTGAGCcaacaaaaatgaatgctacattttttttatttctgactcACGTGTAGGTCCACTTTAAGTATTCACATTGatgttttcaaatttaataataataataagaatttGTTATCAGCCATAGTGAATTGTCTATAAATGCAGTCTTGGGACCTAATTCCGTTTCTGCGCAAAGACGTCCGTCTTAACTTTGTGTAACAAATGTAGCTATTAAGCGTACTTTTTCAATGTCTGTACATGTATTGGATGTTTAAGCATCAATGGaacaaaactatgaaattcCACTTCCGATAAAAGACTAACACTGACTTGCATTGGCGGTTGAAAGTTATAGCCAACGCGTATTTCGAGACGACGGGAATCAGGCCCCTGAATTAAAGCGAGTAGAAATAAATTCTTTCTCATTATTTAAACTCGTTGGGCTCATATGGTTTCCACTCAGATACGTATTTAATCTAACACGGGACAATACGCCGAAAGTGTATGAGTAAAAGGCATGGAAAGCTTTTCTGTACGAATAAACCTTATTAATTATGAGATGCCAATCAGTGCGAAGACACAGCGACCTCTGAGAATTCAGGAGCCCGAAGCGGATGCGCTTACACGATTTAGCTCGGTTTCTTCCAGCCTGCTCTATTCAGTACAAGTTGTCTTACACGGCACTATAATCCACATTAAGAATCACTTTCAGGAAAACAGATGTCTcacttggtgtgtgtgtgtgtgtgtgcgcgcgcgcgtgtgtgcacgtgtgtgcatgtgcgctCAGTCATATCCAAAACTGAATATTcggttgtttttttaatgtaattcgCTGTGAGTATCCTATAAAGgatgcatacatttatttaattccGTTTTGGACTTTGACGTTATACCGCAGGACACGTGATAAAGATGACAGATTTCAGCACTACTACCGATCCGTAGATGATAATTGATAAGGCGAGAACTTTACAGTAATCTCATGGGATTCAAGTAAGATAGTCTTTCATGAACTGAGCGAGGACACCGCTGAAACTGCAAACGTATTTGGAGTGAAAAATGGGCGCATTTTAATGActccacaaatgaaaacatttaacagtgAGTGCTGGCCTTGCATCAAATCTAATCTAAACCAAAGCTGAAATACTTTTTCAGAATTTTCGTGAATTAGGAGTTTCCCGTTCTGGGCAGGCACATCGAATATCACTGGCAGAACGCCAATCACCAGATTTATGCAGCGCAATCGTGgctgaataatattttaaaatcattatataCAATGGTATAAAGCTGTTATTTCTCAAGGATTCGAGTtcgttttttttccaatcaggTTCacacttttaatattttttaaggATCCGGGAAATTGTTAAAATACAGGTAACACAGCATCGCTTTAAAAATCTTTCTTTTAACGAGTCAGCTCGGCTCCAGGTCCACACGTGTTCGACCGCCGTCTTAACCAGACATGCAGCTTGACAGAGAGAtaaacatgcagagaaaaagTGTGTAATGTTACGCTCAATAGGTGTTAATTACACGGATTAATCTCAAGGTATTCTGTATGGCCCGAGTGCTGCTGGTGTCAGAGCGGCAGCGACGCGGGCCCGAATCCCATGACACGGGAGGCGTTGTGTTCTTTTGTTGGTGTTTAGTCACGGGTGTTGAGCCGGAGCTGGTTCTGTATTGTCAGGCGAACCCGCCTGTCTGGTAGGAAACAGATGGCTCCAAAGGCGATGACGTTGCCAAAAGGTGGATAAGGAAACTGAAGACCCGTGATGTATTCACCTGCCTCCTCCTTTGTGGACACGACCTGGTATTGTAAGGGATTTTACAATGGATTTACAACGCTCGGTTTTCTAAAACACGCGTCGACGAAAAGCGTTATGTATCTTACGTTTTGTTCCATTTTCTCGAGTTTCCGTATCTTTTGTGTGCTGCCTCTGAATATGAATGGAGCCTGATAAATAACTCCGATGAGGTTTAGATTAACGTGTATCATTACAGgtgtattttccttttattaataatttatttatttagctgcattgTATAAAGTGGCCTAGTTTAAGGCATCATGTTATGCAAATCAACTTGCAATTTAAGTCAACTTAAATATGCAATTTAAGATTGCTTTAAATTATTAGCTACATTTATACCTTCTATAATGCtaacagccacagccacagccattattattttaattattattattattatcatcatcatcattatacatttaatatatttaacagTATCACGATCCAATatatttgattttcataaaCGAAACAGAGAGCTTGGAGGGAGAACCCGCCGATCCCGTTCACGGCAGCAACTCTATTCGTTGCATTACTTGAGATATTACTTCCTAGCTCAGGAATATCCCACTTCCGTAACCAAAGATTTAACCTCACAACTCCGCGGACAACTACCCTATTCCTGTGTACACACACGTGCGCgtgcacacgcgcgcgcgcgcgcgcacacacacacacacacacacacacacacacacacacacacacacacgtgcgttATCCAACCCCTTAGCGTACATTTTCAGAGCAAGGTTGCTATATACACCCGCACGAATACATATACCCTTACAAGGACCGGTGATCACTCTTCAGCTCCAGACAGCCACAAATCATCAAtagcacagcaacagcaactacagaaataataaaataataataataataataatcttggTTGTTCCTGCAATCCTCTCAAGACACCAAACATGACGAAAACAATCGAAAACCGCACGAgtggaagaagaggaaggtAACCCCGCCGAAGAAATTATGTGATGACCAACCAACGCCGCGACACAACGGTCCTGAAGTCCAACTTCAGTTGTAGATTCGCAGCCGCTCAGCGCGTCGGTATAATAAGAATTCGATGACGTTGAGCAGCCAATGGGGAGGCGGAGGGGGCGTGACGTAAGGGTCCCCGTAGAAAAGGCGCGGAGTGTATCGCAAGTCCAGAGACCGTGGAATAGGAATAGGGCCGGCAGGCTGCTGCCGGAGTCTTGACGGGGATTATACAAACTGAATGTATAGAcaactcctcctcctcaattactcacacacagctctgctggcacgaagaaaaaaaacttcctaAGAAAACAACAGCTCCTTTAAGAGTTCCAGCCCGACAACCAACATATGATACTGatttagtgtttttttaaagctacGGTTGATTCTTGTCTTTTCTTCTGAAAGATTTTATAAAACAAGCGTATACTCGTTACAGCATCAACAAACATCGCAGTCGCAATCGATTTGGCATTGCGTTTTTCCTCCTGCGGCGTCTTATTGGCAGCAAAGAAGTGGCCGGAACGAGGAGATGCGCCGGTCAGCTGTATGCCTTTAAGAAtctgttttattcttgtttttcccTCCTATTGTTTTGGAGGGTTTCTGGTGTTCCAGTtatgcaatgctgtttttttttttcagttatgagcaGTTGCAGTATTCGTTGACCCTtcgttttttattttacagttatctctaaaaaaaaaaagaaaaaagaaagaaagaaaaacgaTTTTTTAAAAGTGCTCCACCAATGTTTCGCAAAATGTGGTAACCCCTGAATACTTACGAAGATACTGGAGGAATCCGTCACAGATTTCTGCAGCTGGATTCTCAATTGCTGGTATGTTTTATTGGTCTCCTTTCGAATTCTTGCGcctgtattttctgtatattcttTCTCGTTAACAAGGGGAAACTTGTGTGCTGTGCAAAAAGATTGTAGCAATCACAAGAAGCACCAAAATAGAGATATTATTGGACGAGAGAAGAAGTAATTTGAGGTTTCAGGATGTATAGCACAGGTCATTCCTATTGTGATTTTAAATAGGCAGATTATGCCACTTGTAGGAAAGCACGTGCCTcggttttacttttttattcttcttctttgaTCTTATTTCTGGGCCGAAATTTTACCTTGCTGCAAtaagagaagggggggggggggtgaactgACTGCCAGTGCACGCGGGCTAGGTTTGCTTCTTATGGAAGTTTTGGGTTGCAGATCTGAAGAAAACACGTGTAATTTCCTCCCTTCCGCCGCAGCGATGCTTTTCCACGGCCTCCCCGGAGGCGAAATGCATGGTGTCATGGACGAAATGGACCGGAGAGGGAAAAGCGATTCAGCGGGGATCAGCTCGGCCATAGATATGGGGGAAACCGAAACGGTAGGCGAGCGGGAGGAACGCCCGCTGCAGGCGTTAGCTGCGGAGTTCTGTGCAGGCTCCAGTCGTaccgtgtctgtctgtgaagctGCGTCTTAAGAAAATGGCTACGAGCATTCAATGGAATAACCAGTAAAAAGGCCAAATCTGTTGCATTCAACCAGGCAACCtacaaaatatttctgcatCTGACCGCGTAATAGTATTTTTTCATCGATATAGTTAAAGGAAACAAACGACTTAATTTCGTTGTGGAATAAATGTGCTCTTCTCCATTTTAGTTTACCTGAGTtagtaataaattaaatataacctatttaaaatacaaatcaagGTGACGTAGGCCTATTCATAATTATGTAGGAGTTCAATACAGCAAACTGTTATGTGgctgtaatgtaacattatatGAATTCATTAGGCAttcaaaagggggaaaaatcaAATTCACACCTGTTCTGAAACCCTGTTAAATAATTCTACCTTTCAGATATTTAAgtcaaatatatttacaaatctAGTCTCATTACTCGAAAACACGTTTGTGTATATCATCATTCTAAACGCCTTATTTGTATAATACCACCGGatatgttctctctctctctctttttttttttttttttttacaaaaatgtaactttgaAGTTTATGAATTCTAATATCACAGgctacaaatattaaaataattacatttgaaataaattgtgttATCATTTACAatagaatttttcattttccagcaGCGCTATAGTTGAGTAATTTATTGATATTTGAGGGGAAAGTCTTAAAATAGCTTAATCGCCCcatataatgcaaaaaatgttaGACTTCAATTGGtcaaattttaataaaaagtcCTGACAAGGCCTACAGAAAATAGAAGATATTTTAAGCGATTTAAGTTATTTGTTCCTTTCGTTAATTTATTTCTAAAGGCCTCCACTTTCTAATCATGGATATTGGATGTGAGATAGCTGGTGGTGTTATATTTTTTAGCCTGACCTTTACCTCGGTTCTTACATATGTTTGCGATCGTTTGTGCAATAATTTGGCAGTGGATGTTGTTTGTCTAACCACTGTGGCGAAtggtgtttattttctctttttatagTTTCAGAGGAGGCCAAATGCTATTATACTCCGCATGTCTTGATGGTTtcagtttcttgtttttttgtgctgttataTCATTTGAATGTTgtggggaaagggggaaagaTATAGAGATaatgtttttatcagttttaatcttttaatgtttttgggGGTGATTTTATCTTGTCGTTATTTCTCTACAAACGTGTCTGTTGCACGCCCCCGGGTAAGTCCCGGTGATTTCGGATATAGGACCAGTCCAGCTGTATTGACACGAAAAAAATTTGCTCTTGGTCAGATACTTTCTTTCTGATAGGTATTTGTTCCTGTGGTAGATGTTTTTCGTTATTGTACTCGCAATTTATACAACGACTAGAATGATAGATGCACGTTAACAATACAGAAAGGCTGAATATTTCGAATAACACAAACTGCCATAGTTGGATTCAATTTGCATGTGTTGTAAACATAATTAGTTCTTTGCAATGGCataattacttttaattttgtgaTGAAAGTGTTTCCTATTGATTTCGTCGCCCTTCAACGACGCTCCTCCCCATTTACAAtctacaaagcaaaaaaaaatgtactgtaattccCTGACTCTGCCCACCGGGCCATACTGGAATTATCGTGGGAAAAAATCAGTGAGaaaattgaatttaatattttgagATTTAATCAAAAGAAGATAATGTAGAGCTCGGTCCTCGGATTTATTTTCGTTTTGCGTGTCACTTATAAACGTAATAACACGCACCTCGTAGAGCATATCTGCCACATACTATACCAGTGCGTTGCATTGTTAAAGTGTTGTGGTTGTGGTGTTTGTCGTGGCTCCTCGGCGGTGTGGAAGTCACCGTTGTCGCTGCTTTTGCGTCTGCAGAACATGCCCTCCATCAGCAGCGACCGCGTGGCTCTGTGCGCCGGCTGCGGCGGGAAGATCTCCGACCGCTACTACCTGCTGGCGGTCGACAAACAGTGGCACATGCGCTGTCTCAAATGCTGCGAGTGTAAGCTCAACCTGGAGTCCGAGCTCACCTGCTTCAGCAAAGACGGCAGCATTTATTGCAAAGAAGACTATTACAGGTAATAGCCTACATATTTCACAAGAGCGTTACATATCCAGCACCGTCACCGCTGTCGCAAAAATTAATATATTAGCTCAGAAATACAGTTAAGTAATCACCCGCGTGTTATCATATCATATTAGACCAGTGCATCACCGAGATAATGTGAATATATCTTTGTTTAAGGACATGATATAGGACATTGTTTATATCGGGACAGCTATATATTTTGATACAATAACTGTTGTAATAATACAACttgatgtatttattacatgtgtacatgtataaatGTCATTTACTAGTGTGATTGTTTTAACTTAATAATATAGGGCAACAAAAAGCTTTCTAAATACTTGTCTATGTCCACAATAGTGtagttttcaaaaaaagttaACTTCAGGGTGAAATATCTCTTTAAAAGATGAGTACTGCATTATACTCGTCAAACATTAATGTCGACAGCTTCCAATTCATCCATAAACTCACCCGATTAAACTTAATATTTAGACTCACAGTAGATTATGTGAGGTAAATTTTATCATAGGTTTTGGCGGTGACCTGACGGGTATAGAACCGTCAGTAACATTGAGTGAGAATTCTTGCCAATCGCTGACACACCGCACTCTTCCACACAGGAGATTCTCCGTGCAGAGATGTGCCAGGTGCCATCTCGGGATTTCGGCATCAGAGATGGTGATGCGCGCGAGGGATTTGGTGTATCACTTGAACTGTTTCACCTGCACGACCTGCAACAAAATGCTGACTACCGGAGACCACTTCGGCATGAAGGACAGCTTGGTGTACTGCCGGCTACACTTTGAAACTCTCATACAGGGGGAATATCAGGCACATTTCAATCATGCGGATGTAGCTTCTAACAAAGGAGGGGGACTAGGCACGGCGAACTCGCTGGGACTCTCCTACTATAACGGCGTGGGCACGGTGCAGAAGGGGCGGCCGAGGAAACGAAAAAGTCCCGGACCTGGAGCAGACCTCGCAGCATACAACGCAGGTAGGATGAGTTGTTTTACCCTTTCTCTCCTGCACATGTGCAGAAATTGTGTTGAAGTTTTCTGCTTGACACAAATATCCGTCGGGAAAACAGAAACGGGCCCAAGGAGGCATCCTTTCACTCTTGCGTCTTGTTAAAGGCGAGACAAACCACCTGTGACGCAGGCGTATTAGAACGCCCACATCCGGGGTTAACGACCTAGGACGTAATAGTTGTTAAATAAACTCAGCAGCAACcagcagaaataaatataaactgtatgtgtatatcaCCCAAATTTGCCACAGATGAATGCACCAACACGTCTTTCAAATGAGGTTTTTCTTATGTATGAATTGGGTAggatattcattttcaaaaacatttgtgttttgtagaACTTCGCCTCCGAACGTTCAGGCGCAACTAGAGGAGCAGTGTTGACGGAGTTTATGAGCCATGCACATAGCTGGGTTGCACGAGGCAGTGACTTCatcgtttttgttttgtgtttttgcattgtcCAGGAGACATGTTACGATTAAATTCGATAAATGTTCTATGCTAGACACGCTGTAAACATCCAGACACCTCTCCGCAATGTCCCTCTTTAAAACTGGAATTGCTCTCGTGTGCACTGGGTGAGTACACCAGATAAAATTTAAAGACgataactgaaagaaaatgccTTTTAAGGgaaaatacatgttaaatgtttgCAACATGGCGCGTTATTTGCACTTCTAATAAACGTCGTCATAGATAGTGGCGTATTTACTCGGATATCTGGACACACATTAAGGATTTTTCAAATCATGGAAGTGAAGTTAGTTTTAGGAATTCCCACATCCAGTTCAATGTAATAATGAGTTGCTAGATCAACATATTTaatgaggagggaggggttgaGCAACTGTtcatgggggtggggtgggggtcaTTTCAAATGTGCGTCATTTTTGAAACAATGCAATCACGCATCAGCGTTACGTTTAGGGTAATACAGCATTTTATATTCGCAGTGTTGCAATACCGTGGAAGGTATTTTATCTTTGTACGTGTTCTGCATGCTTCTAGCTCCTGTTTTGCAAATTCATTCAAGTCAGCCACCGCAATATGTCTGACTAGTTTGttctattatttaaaaaaacattagtcAGAGGGCTTTATTGTTGttctaatttaaaatgattgaacaaattgatttaaaaaagataaaacacgGACGAACACTCCTTTATAAAATTTGGTACCAGCAAGTAACAAGTTGACCACACAACTTTATCATGCTGCGAAAAA
This genomic interval carries:
- the LOC118776653 gene encoding LIM/homeobox protein Lhx2 encodes the protein MLFHGLPGGEMHGVMDEMDRRGKSDSAGISSAIDMGETETNMPSISSDRVALCAGCGGKISDRYYLLAVDKQWHMRCLKCCECKLNLESELTCFSKDGSIYCKEDYYRRFSVQRCARCHLGISASEMVMRARDLVYHLNCFTCTTCNKMLTTGDHFGMKDSLVYCRLHFETLIQGEYQAHFNHADVASNKGGGLGTANSLGLSYYNGVGTVQKGRPRKRKSPGPGADLAAYNAALSCNENDGDHLDRDSQYSSSQKTKRMRTSFKHHQLRTMKSYFAINHNPDAKDLKQLAQKTGLTKRVLQVWFQNARAKFRRNLLRQENTSVDKASDGSTLQGGTPSGPASEISNASMSPSSTPTTLTDLTNPTMPTVTSVLTSVPGSLDVHECRSPPQTTLTSLF